TTGATTCCGCTCCGCGGCCGTAGTGCACGTATCGATTGAGGTCGAGCACAATCCAGATGTCCGAGAACGGGTCCAGCTCGAACTCTTTCACCATGAGGCGCCCTAGGCGCGCGGAGCTGGGCCAGTGGATCCGCCCGAACGGGTCGGATGGCGCGTACTCCCGCACGCTAGCGGCGGTCGGCGTCACATACGGCACGTGCCCGCTCGACCTGGCGCCACCGGGGAGATCGCCGGGGATTCGAGCAGGCGTAGTGAAGTCCACGGTCTGCGGATAGACCACGATGGTCTCCTGAGACGGGTAGCGCACGCTCCGCTGGAAAAGCCCAAAGGGGTCGCCTGTCGTAATCGTGAGATTGCCGAGGGTGAATTTCCCACGGGTTGCGCACTGCGTTCGAAGCGTCCAGCTTCGCCGCGCTCCGCCCCCCAGGGAAAACCCGCGCTGGATACCGTGGCCGCTGAGCGTGGAGTCCGTTTGCACTTCGACCCACGGCTTGGGGAGCCGCCACGTATTGTCCACGGCGACCCATTCTTCGAAGTAGCCGCCCACCTCAGCTCGTTGTGCGCGCGTGCGGCGCTCAACGGCGATGGTGCGAACGCCGATCATCGTCCATCCAGCGGCGACCGCGACAAGCAACACGGTGACATAGGCTACGTGGTACATGACGCTCCAGCCACCGATGAGCGCCGCGAGAAACGTGCCCGTGCACAGGGCCAAGAGACCGATTGTTTTCATTCGAGACTCGTCACGCCGATTTCTCGCGCATCGCCATACGCCGGTGGCTGGTTGATTGCAGATGGCTCAGGCGGGCACGCGAGCGCCGGGTACAGCCACCGACTGCAGGACTTCCTGAAGCACTGACGCCGATTGAACGCTCCGAACTCGCGCGGCCGGATTCAGGATAACCCGGTGGCCGAGCACGGGCTCCGTCAGCGTCTTCACGTCGTCCGGGATCACGAAGTCGCGATCGTTCAGGAGTGCCAGAGCCTGAGCGGTCCGGAACAGCGAGAGCGAGCCACGTGGACTAGCTCCTAGGTACACATCGGGATGCGTCCGCGTCGCCGAGACGACATCCACGATGTACTGGCGCACGAGCGGATCCACGCGGACTTGCCTCACGACCCGGTGGACTTCGAGCAAAGCGGAGCCATCCACGACCTGCTCGATCTCGTTGATCGGGTGAGACAGCGCCTGGGATTCCAGGACCGCGGCCTCGTCCGCCCGGGACGGATAGCCCAGGCGAATTCGCATCATGAATCGGTCCAGCTGGGCCTCGGGCAAGGGAAAGGTACCCTCGTACTCGATGGGGTTCTGGGTCGCCATCACCATGAAGGGAGGCGGGAGCGGGTAGGTAATCCCGTCAACGGTGAGCTGTCGTTCCTCCATCGCCTCCAGCAGGGCGGACTGCGTCTTGGGCGTCGCGCGATTGATCTCGTCGGCCAGGAGGATCTGCGTCATCACCGGGCCGGGGCGGAATTCGAACTCACCGGTCTTCTGACTGTAGATCGAAACTCCGGTCACGTCGCTGGGAAGCAGATCCGGCGTGAACTGGATCCGTCGGAAGGAGCAGCCGATGGAACGCGCGAGCGACTTGGCAAGCATGGTTTTGCCTACCCCGGGCACATCCTCGATGAGAATGTGCCCCTCACTCGCCAGCGCGACTAACGCCAGCTCGACCTCGCGGCGCTTCCCGATCAGGACCCGCGAGACGTTCTCCAATACCCTCCGAAGTGTGCTGCTCGCATTCGACATCGCTACCGGATTCGCTCCTTTTGGTCTATCGTCCACAGCAGTATTTGTATTTTTTGCCGCTTCCACAATAGCACGGGTCATTCCGACCGATCTTCTTGCCGACCTTCGCCGGTTGCGACCCGCCGCGCCGGTTCACCATGGCCGGCTGCGGACGCACCCTGGGACGCTGCTCCCGAGCCAGCGTGACGTGAAAGATGGTGTGCGCAACGTCGTGCTGAATCGCGCGTTGCAGCTCCTCAAACATGCGGTGCGCTTCAACCTTGTACTCGACCAGAGGATCGCGCTGGCCATATGCGCGAAGGCCGATGCCGTTCCGGAGATCGTCGAGCGCGGTGAGATGCCGTACCCACAACGAGTCGATGATGCGCAGCACGACGGCCCGCTCTGCCTGCCGCATGACCTCCGGCCCCAGCTCCTGCTCCTTCGCCTCGTACGCGGACGCGGCAAGGTCCTTGAGCAGCTCGTTGATCTCCTCCGGGCGGCGGCCTTCCAGCTCGTTCGGCTCCACGACCGCGGTCGGGATCAACTTCGCCAGCGCATCCAGGAGGCCATCGATGTCCGCGGGTTCGCCGCGCACGGCACAGAAGGCGCTCACCAGCTCGTCGATCTCGCGGTCGACCCAGTCCATCAGCGTGTCGCGGAGGGTATCTTCGCCGAGCACCGATTTCCGGTCGGCATAGACGATCTCGCGCTGCTTGTTCATCACGTCGTCATATTCGACGACGTGCTTTCGGATGTCGAAGTTATGGCTCTCGACCTTCTGCTGGGCGGTCTCGATGGATTTTGAGACGAGCCCGTGCTCGAGGGGGACGTCTTCTTCAAGCCCGAGCTTGTCCATAAGGTTCGAGATCGTGCTGCCCCCAAACCGCCGCATGAGATCGTCTTCCAGCGAGATATAGAAACGCGAGGACCCCGGGTCCCCTTGGCGCCCGGCCCGGCCACGGAGCTGGTTGTCGATGCGCCTCGCCTCGTGCCGCTCCGTGCCGATGATGTGGAGCCCGCCGAGATTCACAACGGTCGCGTGGTCTCGCTCGCACAGCTCCGAGGCCTCCGCGAGGGCCGCCTCCACCGCCTCGGGCGGCGGGTCATCGTCTCCCTTGAACTTGCGGCGCACGATCGCTTCCGCCAGGCCCGCGGGGTTTCCTCCCAAAAGGATGTCCACTCCACGTCCCGCCATGTTCGTCGCAATGGTGACGCTACCGGGGCGGCCCGCCTGAGCGATGATCGCAGCCTCGCGCTCGTGCTGCTTGGCGTTCAGCACCTCGTGCCGAATGCCCTCTCGGCGCAGCATCTCGCTCAGGCGCTCGCTTTTCTCGATGGAGACGGTGCCGACGAGCACCGGTCGTCCAGACTCGTTTAGCTCCTTGATCTCGTCCACGACGGCGCGAAACTTCGCGTTTTCGGTCTTGTATATGACGTCCGCCTGATCCCGACGAATCATGGGGCGGTTCGTCGGGATGGGAATGACGTCGAGGTTGTAGATCTTTCGGAATTCCTCCTGCTCCGTCGACGCCGTCCCGGTCATCCCGGCCAGCTTTCGGTACATGCGGAAATAGTTTTGAAAGGTGATCGTCGCGAGGGTCACGTTCTCACGCTGCACCCGAACGCCCTCTTTTGCCTCGATTGCCTGGTGCAATCCCTCGCCATAGCGGCGACCGGGCATCTGCCGACCGGTGAATTCGTCGATGATGACGACCTCGCCATCCTTGACGATGTAGTCCCGATCGAGCTTGTAGAGGAACTCAGCCTTCAATGCCTGGTCGAGGTAGTGCGTCAGCTCGTAGTTCTCTGCGTCGTAGAGATTGCTCACGCCGACTGCGTGCTCAACTTTCGCGATGCCCTCTTCCGTCAGTGAGATCGACCGCTGCTTCTCGTCGATGGTGAAGTCTTCTTCGTGCCGAAGCCGCGGCACGATGCGCGCAAACATGTGGTAGTACTCAGTCGATTCTTCCGCAGGCCCCGAGATGATGAGGGGCGTACGCGCTTCGTCGATGAGGATGTTGTCGATCTCGTCGACGATCGCGAACTCGAGCCCACGCTGGACCATATCCGTCGCCGACCAAACCATGTTGTCCCGCAAGTAATCGAACCCGAATTCGTTGTTCGTGCCGTACGTCACGTCGGAGCCGTATGCCTCCCGCCGTGACCGAACGTCCATG
This is a stretch of genomic DNA from Chloroflexota bacterium. It encodes these proteins:
- a CDS encoding DUF58 domain-containing protein, with protein sequence MKTIGLLALCTGTFLAALIGGWSVMYHVAYVTVLLVAVAAGWTMIGVRTIAVERRTRAQRAEVGGYFEEWVAVDNTWRLPKPWVEVQTDSTLSGHGIQRGFSLGGGARRSWTLRTQCATRGKFTLGNLTITTGDPFGLFQRSVRYPSQETIVVYPQTVDFTTPARIPGDLPGGARSSGHVPYVTPTAASVREYAPSDPFGRIHWPSSARLGRLMVKEFELDPFSDIWIVLDLNRYVHYGRGAESTEEYAVTVAASLGKHFLMQNRCVGFVSQNEVIQADRGSRQLTKLMELLAVVRADRWLTLGQTLSGESLRFNRFSTLFIVTPSSDAEWIHVCQHITQRGVNVMVALIESATFGSGSGSIEVVGSLAASNVPVFLVKRGEPLDRLLSEQAGLVDQPAMAAGAHGD
- a CDS encoding MoxR family ATPase; the encoded protein is MSNASSTLRRVLENVSRVLIGKRREVELALVALASEGHILIEDVPGVGKTMLAKSLARSIGCSFRRIQFTPDLLPSDVTGVSIYSQKTGEFEFRPGPVMTQILLADEINRATPKTQSALLEAMEERQLTVDGITYPLPPPFMVMATQNPIEYEGTFPLPEAQLDRFMMRIRLGYPSRADEAAVLESQALSHPINEIEQVVDGSALLEVHRVVRQVRVDPLVRQYIVDVVSATRTHPDVYLGASPRGSLSLFRTAQALALLNDRDFVIPDDVKTLTEPVLGHRVILNPAARVRSVQSASVLQEVLQSVAVPGARVPA
- the secA gene encoding preprotein translocase subunit SecA → MFGFITKIIGDNPEKELKRIQPIVDQINELDAEVARLPDDRLRDKTAEFRGRFLAGETLDSLLPEAFAVVREAARRTIGQRHYDVQLIGGVVLHSGKIAEMRTGEGKTLVATLPAYLNALSGEGVHVVTVNDYLAKRDSEWMGPIYRFLGLSVGAIQHDMDVRSRREAYGSDVTYGTNNEFGFDYLRDNMVWSATDMVQRGLEFAIVDEIDNILIDEARTPLIISGPAEESTEYYHMFARIVPRLRHEEDFTIDEKQRSISLTEEGIAKVEHAVGVSNLYDAENYELTHYLDQALKAEFLYKLDRDYIVKDGEVVIIDEFTGRQMPGRRYGEGLHQAIEAKEGVRVQRENVTLATITFQNYFRMYRKLAGMTGTASTEQEEFRKIYNLDVIPIPTNRPMIRRDQADVIYKTENAKFRAVVDEIKELNESGRPVLVGTVSIEKSERLSEMLRREGIRHEVLNAKQHEREAAIIAQAGRPGSVTIATNMAGRGVDILLGGNPAGLAEAIVRRKFKGDDDPPPEAVEAALAEASELCERDHATVVNLGGLHIIGTERHEARRIDNQLRGRAGRQGDPGSSRFYISLEDDLMRRFGGSTISNLMDKLGLEEDVPLEHGLVSKSIETAQQKVESHNFDIRKHVVEYDDVMNKQREIVYADRKSVLGEDTLRDTLMDWVDREIDELVSAFCAVRGEPADIDGLLDALAKLIPTAVVEPNELEGRRPEEINELLKDLAASAYEAKEQELGPEVMRQAERAVVLRIIDSLWVRHLTALDDLRNGIGLRAYGQRDPLVEYKVEAHRMFEELQRAIQHDVAHTIFHVTLAREQRPRVRPQPAMVNRRGGSQPAKVGKKIGRNDPCYCGSGKKYKYCCGR